A stretch of DNA from Lysinibacillus sp. B2A1:
ATGATATGGAGGATAAGCTGAGACAAAAGCATATTGCACGCTTAAATGCAAATGAGTGCAGTGGAGCGGCAGGGATTGTTTATACAGATATTGTTAGCAACTTAGAGCGTATCGGAGATCATGCTGTAAATATAGCTGACTCTATTTTAGGAATTCGACATTAAGAAATTGAAACTTTTAGCTTTGCGAGTACGTATGAAAGGCAATGCACAGCAGAAGGAGCGAATAAAGATGGAAATTGTTGGCTGGATTGTAGTGATTGCCTGCTTTATCATTTCATTTATTGGTTTGGTGTACCCCATCATTCCAGGAGTTATTTTTTTACTTGGTGGCTTTATAGTATATGGGTTATTTTTCTCGTTTACTGATTTAAGTTGGTTGTTCTGGACAATCGAAATATTATTTGTTGTGCTGTTATTTGGTGCAGATACTGTAGCAAACGCTTTTGGAATTAAAAAATTCGGTGGTACAAATGCTGGTATGTGGGGCAGTACCATTGGTTTATTAATTGGACCGTTCGTTATCCCTGTTGCGGGAATACTAGTAGGACCATTTTTAGGAGCAGTAATTGCTGAGTTACTTGTGGAACGTCGACCATTTGGTGAGTCCGTTAAAAGTGGTGTTGGTTCACTTGTAGGCTTTTTAACTTCGACGGTAGCAAAGGCGGTTATCCAAATTGTCATGATTATTGTGTTCTTTATCGCTATCTAATTTTTCATACATGTTTAGTTATATGAGAAAAAGGGTAGGATAGTAAACGTATTGGTTTTTCAGTCAAAAGGCTGAAATCTT
This window harbors:
- a CDS encoding DUF456 domain-containing protein — its product is MEIVGWIVVIACFIISFIGLVYPIIPGVIFLLGGFIVYGLFFSFTDLSWLFWTIEILFVVLLFGADTVANAFGIKKFGGTNAGMWGSTIGLLIGPFVIPVAGILVGPFLGAVIAELLVERRPFGESVKSGVGSLVGFLTSTVAKAVIQIVMIIVFFIAI